The Gadus morhua chromosome 16, gadMor3.0, whole genome shotgun sequence DNA window TGGTGTTGCTTTGTGGGCAATATTGACctgtcattgtgtgtatgtattttaagCTGTTTTCACCGGATCTCAAGCACCTTGCCCTCCATCTATTTTTCTTTCAGCAAATACATTACCACTTATGTGTTTATATTTAGGATGCCACGGCACTTAACAATACAATACTCGAACCACTAAAGCAGAAAAAacgatgtttttttaatgtcgTTTTCCAAGTATCATATTATAAGTACCACAGTAGCAGCTGCGGGAATGGAAATCGTTCAGCCTTGAATTGCCAGGGAAAACGTGGTTGCAAAAAGCCATAAATTCCCTATTTGTAAGGACAGAGCCACAAACAGGCTGCCTTATATCAAAGGGCTGAGGGGCCAAGTAGCGGTCAGAGACAATCAACTAAAGCTGCCGCCTCAAATCGCCCTTGACAGCcgtttacatacacacatataaaaaatattatatcaaCTATACCTCAATGGGAATAAAAGCTGAGCTATGGCACCTCTGACACGATCACGCAGctgtgaggagggggtgaggctaGAGGATGTGATGCCGCTCATCTGGGGGTTTAATCAATGGGACGAGATGGTACATTTGGTCCCGAGTAATTAGCCTGTTTGAAAAAGTGTGATGGGCACTGGGtcgatttatttattaaatgtctTTCTCGAGGCAGAGGTGACATTGAGACGTACGGTCAAAGACGAAGGGAAATCACACGGGAAGGAGACATTTAAATGCTATGAAAATTATGTGACACCCGTGGCTCAGCAGTGATGAGCTTCAAGAGATGAGCTTCATGCAGGAGTGGAGGACCTCGACGCCGTGCAGCTCCCGCAGTTTGTGCATATGTCTGGAAGAGAAGGCGGGGAAAAAGGGATTAGGAGACAAGGACCAGGAAACCTGTTGTGACCTCGACGTGCGTCAGGGCGGggagtctctgtctgtctctatcggGGGATGTTAAAGGTAAGCGTTGTGAGTCAAGTTACAGCTAGCTAATaggcctttcacacatgcacagagagcCTGAGCTCCTCTCTATAATCCGCCGTATGCGTCATCAAAAATGTCAGAATCCGCCCCCTCCGGAGTTAAATCTATAAAGTTCGGAGAATCGGAGGGTCGGAGTATCAACGAGCGAGTGGGCGTGCGGCTGCCGTGTTGATGAGGTTTCTATCGTGAGACTGGCGGGAAACTGGGACCAGGGAGTGTAGCTACTTCGTACTTTTCGCTTCTCGCCAATGTTTGCGCTCCAACTTCTTTCTGCTTTCCACTCTTCTGTTTACATGGCGGATCCGTAGTATTAACATCACCAAAATAATAGTCAGCGTTACGGAGTCGGTCGTCTCTCCCACCATCTTCGATGTATTGTAAAGAAAACCCTGAGACATTAAGTTTGACGCTACTTCCAGCCTCCTACACACTCTTCCCAGGAGTATCTCCAACAAGTGTGGACACGTCTGGTATGGTTTGTCTCCTGTTGTGTCTGATCATCATCAACCACAAATCTTTCCGGAGTTCCTCCTGAGGCCATGTGCCTATGTAGGAACAAAGCTGTGCATCAGACACACCTCTACTTTGTCGACAACTCACACTGATGACTCGACAACCATGACTCTTTGATCACGCACATATATCATAAGAACATAATGGCTGAATGATTTAAGATGTCTTTCTTATGCATTGGGATATTATTTATTGCCCTCTCATTAAAGGAAAATGCATAGTTGCTTTGGCTGTCATCTTCATTAGACACACGCCGTATGAAGCTTTTCTTCGGTTTGGCACAAAGATGAATTCCCCGAACCCTGAGTATGTTTCAGACGCAACCGGCTGGAACCGTTCTTCTCAATATGTTTTTGTCACAATAGGTTCCCTGACTTTCAGGACTAATAACTATAACTGGAGACTCTGAGTCGGCCAACTAGCTTAGCTCTCACACTGCCAGTCAGTCAACCTCATATGAACCGCTGTTGGCCAAAGATGTGCATTCTATGCAACACATTAGTCCCCATACTTCTCAACAGTCGCAATGCTGAGCGCGTTTACGCCTCATTCATGGACATTTCTTTGGAAGGGTTCAAGCATGTGGTATTTTAATGAAGGCCGTAAAGACATTCTTGCAAAATTCTCAACTCAGTAATCTCAGGGATTGAATATATTTCAAACTGTGTAGTAAAAATAACATAGGATCTACACTATCTGCTATTATAGTATCATCATCTATGCATCTATTCTAGGCTTTGAGTTCTGAGATTCATTCCTTCAAAGCCTGTGTGGGACTAAACTTAGCATTCAAGGTGTGTAACATTTGACTCCATGTGTCGTGGTTTCCTGAAATGTAATTATATCTGGTTTACAAGGTTATTCAATTCTGGGTTGAACCGAAGACGTTACACTGAAACACACTTGGGATGCTCTTTCCAATTATTCACGCCAAAGCAGATGCGACAGCCCGGCCTGGAGAAAGTTGACAAACTTTGAGAAATAAATGCATGAAAACCGCCGCAAGAACTACATCAATAGAGTTGCTCCATTACTGTTAACATCCCCTCATTTACACATCATTTCCATCTGAAGAGCTGGAGCGTGAAAGAAGGAAATATTACCTAGAAACCGTGCCTCCGCAGAGACTGCCGATGTTGTCGGCGAGATTCATTTTTCATAGGATTACaacttttgatttgtttattggATACTTAAAATTCTCATAATGAGGCCCATTGATGGTTACACTTCCAGGGTGTACCATACACTAGAAAGTAATCAGtaggctcggggggggggggggggggggaagagagagagagagagagagggagagagagagagagagagagagagagagagagaggagagagaggagagagagagagagagagagagagagagagagagagagagagagagagagagagagagagagagagagatccaccTGGGTTCAGTGTGACACAGCTTCCCCAGCGCGATGGCGGCGTTGCGCTGGGCCTCCGTCCTCCCGGCGGGGGTGTTGTCGGCTGCAGCCAGGCGCAGCAGCAGAGGAACGGCGTCGGTGGCCAGCAGGTTAAGGGCTGCTCCCTGCACCTCCAGGCAGTGGCTCAGGCACAGGGCGGCGTTCCCCAGCACCACCTCATCATCGCTGGACCGCAGCAGGCGGCGGAGGACCGACAGCCCTGGAACAGAGAGAGCCAACGTACTTTAACGCCTTGCTAAAGCACATTTTAGACACAGATTGGTCGAATTTGCATTTGGAGTCCGACAGCACCCATAGCCATTATTTGTAATAATTGTGCAGCAGATGGCGCACCCAGTTAGTGCAAACTCAAATGCTTTGCTTTCCATTAGAGTTAAACGTCCATCTGTATACTTACATTTTCCAAATTTCTTGATTTGCATTCAGAGAACACTTTCAGAAGAAAAGCAGTCCGTCTTTAATCTTGTAATATGCTAATTGTTCTTTCCTCTACATTTTCAGCTGCATAAACAATAAATCAGTGCTACATACTggacacagataaacacagacacaaagcaaGAATAGAcacaatgtgtgcgtgtacattgAAATAGGTGAATATTATATTACTCATACATGCACCCCCGAGTGTGTGCTCCTTACCTACACACGCACCAAACAAGCGCATGAATGCGTGCGCACACTGTTTCAGCGTCTGAATGCTAGGTCAGGCAGCACACATTATTCATAGTTTAAGGAAGCAGCTTGAACATGTAATGCCAGCGTGTCAATCATGCCTCACTTTTATCAGACTCCAGCAGCTCCTCTCGTGCCAGGTGACTGGCAGCCGTACACACTGTGAGGGTCTTAATGGCATACTTAGTGCTGGTTGGTCCTGCTCCCTGGATTATATATGGAAATATATGGAgacaaaataaattatataaaacagttatatatgtatttatacattAATACAAAAATTAAGGGATTTTCTGCATGAAGTCTGACTATATTTCCTGAAATCACATCAACCATCATCATCTTCAATTGTTTTTGAAATGCCCCCCCCAAAGAAATGCCTTCAAAAACATGCTTTTGTCAGTGATGAGCCGATTGGTTCTGGAGATGTGAGGTGGAGGCGGGGATCAAATATGTGGGTGGAGCCCTGATAAAGATTAGCACATAAAGagtgcaaaaatatatattataccgACATCAAAGCCGGCCAGAATGTGAGTGATGAAGCCCAAGGGAAGTGACGAAACACAAGGGAAAAGTTATGATGAtggtgaagatgatgatgacgatgatgctaCAACAACCACAACGATAACGATCGCCGTACGTACCTTCAGGAGCCGGCGCATGGTGGTGACCACCCCCCTGCGGACAGCGAGCTCAAGAGCCGCCCTGCATTGTGGGAGGACGTGGCTGAGCACACCAGCAGCTCTCTGTGGGACGGAGGGAAAacaaagggatggagagagtagAGGCCTCAGAGGTCACGCTCAGAGGGGCTcagatgagagcgagagagtgagagaggcaaaAAGGTATCGCAAGGCAACAAGTTGGGTGGGAAGGAATGGCCTGAGGGCAGTAGTAGAGATAAATAAACAGAGTCTTCTTGGAGAAAGAGAGGTGGGCCTATAAAgagggaggctgggggaggcaGGGGTTATTGGGAgtgcagagaggggagggttgaggggggaagagggggtgaggaggggggtaaACCGCACTTCCCAGAGATCTGCAGTGGGACCCGTGGACCGTTAGCAGCGGTCTGAGACCATTTCTGGAGGTAAAGTGAGATCCTGAAGTGATAATAAATGCCATGGCAGATTGAACATCACATTTCAGACGGCAGAAGCAAAAGTGAAGGATGACGAAAAAATGCCATCAGAGGTGCCCCAACTCCCTTATTTTCTCCAGTCAGCCCAATAAAACAACCTCACATTTTAATCCGGTTCTTTTGTGCAatacctccacccccacccacacagacacaaatccACTACAACACTTCTTCCCCTTAGTTGGAGAGTAGTCAGCTTTATAAATTGTGTACAGCACCAGGGTACTGAGGAGCTTTTCACAGAGAACAGATGGGCCAAAAATAAACAGAGCGTGCAAGTTtaaatttagtttaatttaaggcATGGAGGCGTCCTATTCTAAATAAACACACCAGGTATGGTCCCAGGACACCATTCCCACGCAGAGCCTCTAAACTATCGAGTCAGGTAAAGAGTTTATCCATCAAGGAATAAAGTAAAACGGATTACAATATCAGATCAGTTTGTACTGAAGGATTATATAAGAGGCACAGTATAATTTAAGTGTACTTCTCACTGGCTATCGGAATAGGACACGTGTTGCGCTTAAGACGGCACGGTAGCTGAAGGGACAAGTTGAAAATGTAAACGATCAGAGCGCAAAAGATAAAGGTCAACATTAGATCAAAATGGAAAAATCTGCACAATGAATTATATAGTCCATAAAATGACTCAAGGACAAACGGGGGTATGACGGGAGCATACGGGGACAGATTGCGTACAGCAGTAATACTCATTAGCATAGAGGGCAACGAACACACTACCGTGTTACTCATTAGCACACAGAGCAGCTCCTGGAGCCAGGACTTTAATCAACAATGATGACACACggaaagaacaacacacaaacacagacgggCTCGCTCAGAACAAAGCAGGGCCATTGCACGGGACATTCCGGCAAGCGGTGTTATTTCTCTGTTGTTTGGGCGGGCATTGCCAGTGAAACTGACATCACATTCGTAACATCCAATTACCCATGATTAATGGTTTTATTTTCTCACATTGtcagaaatatgtttgttttttgtctctTTGTACCTGGGGGAGTTGTCGGATATCCATCAGTCCAAAAAAGCAGCAAAATTCAGTTCAGAGTTTCACCAGAAGCTATGACAGCAAACAAAAGTTAACTATGTCCGTTGGACGCCGACTTTTCTGaatgtgaagaagaagaagtcgaagaggaagaagaagaagtgctCCATTACTCACAGTGATTATTCCTCCGTGGCTATCACTCAGCAGAGCCAGACACCATGTGCAGAGGGGAATGCCGTGTTCCTACAGGTAAGAATTTAGGAGGGAGTCTGGTGAGAATACACAACACAGGTTCATTTAATGCTATCCGAACATCTATTCCACACAGACGCTCGTTTTTCATCTCCTAAGCAGGGCGGACTTCCAAGTACTTACACTTAAGTACAACTTTGAGATGCTTGAACTTCACTTCACAACTTTTATATTTTGGGAGGTATACTTTGACAGCACTGCACTTCAAACAAAAGCAGATATTAAAAATGTTCTATTTCCCATGAAATATTCTCACATAAATCAAGGCTTGGGCGCTAAATCAAAGCCACAAGGTGTTGTTTATTCTCCTCCTCAGAAAGCATATGTCCTACCTGGAGGCCAGGAGAGGTGACCACGGTTGAAATGTTGAAGATCAGTCCAAGCAGCGGATAAAGgttgtctctgtattcactgctACTGCACTGTTTCTGCACGGCAACATCAAAAGCCATTCAAATGTTAAcaataatctatatatatatatagaaacaaCAGCAGGTGTCCAGGTATAGTAATGTCACTATGATAATGGGATGGATCTCCCTAATCCATTTAATGCTGAATTTATTGGCTGACATTTAAGATGCTATTTGAAATTCCATCCACTTATTTCACTTCCTTATCCATGGGATTGGGGCCATCCATGAATCTAatccagagacacacatagccaGGGGAAACCATCCACAGACTCCACACTCTGACAACACAGTCTGACACCATCTATGCTCACCAAGGCAACCACAAACGCCTCCCAACATTTCGGTGAGTGAGCCATATTATGACGGATGACATCATCACGGACCAGACAGCCGATTGATGAGATCAAAGATGGAAGAacatgctgattggtcaggttGAAGGTTTTCTAAAATAGGAttgatgcacgcacacacacacacacacacacacacacacacacacacacacacacacacacacacacacacacacacacacacacacacacacacacacacacacacacacacacacacacaccacacacatgtgGGTCCAAAAGGGTTCTGTGTAATTCAGTTTACCATTACATTTGTATATCAAATTTAAATTCCAATGCAGCTGGTCTTACCAGTATTGTTGTGACGGGGACTAAGACAGTTTCAGATAGTTTATCCCGTAGCTGCATGCAAAATCTGTGGGGAAAATttgaaataattaaataatattcaGATCTCTGACCCAAAACCAATGGGCAATTCGTTAACTCAACTGAATAGGTGCTTCCATGTTTTTACAGCATACACTTTAGAAAGGGAAAACTAGAAAGCTGGGTTATACTTGTTTTCAGATGCAAAGTTCTCCAGCACAGCCAGAGCTCTGATCTCTTCCTGATCCTTTGGGCTTGCGATGCATTGCATTAGATTCTTCATCAACCTTTAAATCAATGTTGACACAGACATGAAGAGAACGTATTCACATATAAATGCATCAAATTTAAATAAACAAGATGAAACTTGTGCTGATACAACAGAGCTAGCTTACTGTATAACTTCCAAAATTGCAGTTATAAATACTAACACGATTTTACTACCATCTGCAGGGACCCAGCAGGGACTAAGTTTAATCAAGTTCATTTTTAATAGGGCTCCCCAGAAGAAAAACAACTTGTTAGCCAGGGTAAGGAGTCGCAgattttcatttttcattttgatCCTGCTGAATGTGGCCTGATGAAAACAAGGTGCAATGTCATACATTTGCACATTCAGGTCTTCAATTGCCATGTGTCTGCTGCGCTGAGTCTGGGAGTACAGGCACAGAAGGGACAGACTCTCTTGTCGCACCGCCATGTGTTCCGAGGCTAGACAGTCCACGATGGACTGGCTGGAGACGGTGCACGCCATCAGCGTTTTCTGGTTTTCATCTGAAGTACATTGAATCAAAGTGGATGCGGAcgtggagagacagacacacaaagcatCAGTTATATTCTTTGAGTGGGGAGTGACGCCGCACTTGctcatctcacacacaaacacacacgcacacacacatgcacaaaacaaaagagaaaataaattatattacCAGCCAATATTCATTCACTCATATTCTCATGATGAGAATATGGATAATTGCAATTCAATTGCAAGAATCGCTTTTGCAATGTATTTAGCATCAGCATACACAGAAATGAACGAAAGAAACGGGTTAATGAAATATGAAAACTctctcgcccacacacacacgcacatcttgACTCAAAAGAAACACGAGGACTTAATCACAGGGGAGGCATCAGATCAGCTCCTTGACAGGCTGTGTAATAATACAATGGCGTAATTAAGCATATACGGCCCTTCAAGCGTCTCTCCCTTCTTGATCCTGCCCACCTGAACATGGTGGGAACGAATCGTCGCTCGACTGAAAGGGTCCGCGGGGGcggctgttgggggggggggggggggggggtggtgaaggGGAAGGGAAATTAAGTATATAACTTAAAAATCCACCAACCGTTTCCACTGCAAATCACCCGCCATAATCTCAGCAGCGAAGCACACAGCTCTGGGGCGCATAAAGTCCTCGAACCACGGGACAAACCGCTGGGGAGGAATTAGAGGAGGGAGTTCTCAGTGAAGGAGCTCGTCGGAAGAGGTCGCCAACCTTAATAATAAAAACCTAAATGTCCCATGAAAAGGCGGGTGGGTGTCAGGCAGTGCACTGATGAACTACAATGATCGACGATGACcattaaatgaatgaatacgtgAAAGCACAGTGAGACCACCGTGTAGATAAAAGCAAATAAACGACTTAACAAACATAGTTTGACAATATCACCAAATAGTCAGTCTACAGGTTGGCCATCAgtgcataaacacaaacaattaTATCAGCAAATAAAAATGAGGCAGGAAAAGGGAACTGAGAGacacaaaatgtaaataaaaacagATACGCTAACGATATATGGTATAAGGAAAAGCGGAAAAGTTTGACAATATCACCAAATAGTCAGTCAGAAGGTTTGTTCAGTGCATGAACAAATTATACAGTGTTTTGGGCGGGGGAGTTAATACAGAACATCTTGAGTGCAGATTAGGCTAATTGCAGAAAGGAATATAAAAAGACCCATGGTTCTTTGGATCTTGAGCCTGGGCTGTTTCCAGCAGCGAGGCCGAGGGCATTAGTTCATGCTTCCTTTTGAGTGTGGCAGGAGTGTAATACAGCTCGCCTGCGTTGGGCAAGACTGATGTGGCCCTTCACTCAACACGTTGCCTCTTGAAGATCTCGGTAAGATGTGGCTCCCCCTCATTCTATTAACCACTGTCGGCCATTTCATCATGCTTGACAATCCCTTTACACAATCAGATCGGACAACTTTCTGAGACGCTCCATTTCCGGGGGCCTTGAATGATGTCCGGGACGTTGGGATCAAGTGACGGACAATACTATCCTGGTCCTAATCGGACATAGGGGAAACATAATCACCCCCCAGACTCCTTCCCGCCCTTTCGGAGTGAATCTTTTTTGGGTTTCAGGgacgaaaaaaaaacactaattCATGGACAAGTCTGATTCGCCTCGctcatttgttttttaaaagtCATTGAGTAGGAGAGACACGTACCAAGGCAAGGACAAAATACCCTGCTTTTATAGAGTTAAAGAGTTGACCGGCCTTCTACTCGTTGGGCAGCCGTTGTGCAGTCATCGTCAGTCAGAGCCCCAGTGAGAGCTGTCATCTGCCCACCACACTCCCCCTCTGGCCCACTTCCTCTTACCTCCTTACTGTGTCACTGCTGATGACGATGCTGAATCCATTATTCAGCCGGAAGAGGGTCTGACCAGTACCTGTGTGACAGAGAACGCTCAATGATCGGTCATGAACAGCAAGAACTCCTGAATCCTCAGTGGAGAAGTCTACAGCACACACAACTTCCTGCCTTCCAGACAccagtttttgttgttttattcattGTGGAGGTTCCGTTGTAGTTTTATTTTGGTCGTTGTAACACATCATCTtttcaaataaagacattttaTTGTGAAGCTTAATTTGCCCACTAGTTCAAGGACAACGTCGGTTTGGCTTATCAATCCATTGTAACCGAGCCTCCTGGCATCCCCAAAACATCCGTTGCCGATATCCTTTGTTAAACGGACATCCTCGCCACACTTTGTGTTATGGGTGCTTGCATGGGATTTCACTGATATGAGGTCAACAAATGCCTTACTGACAGTCGCACATGGATTCCGATGGATGAAAGTGCAGTATTGCCATTGTTTACAGGCACGTGGAAAATAAATGGTCTCCGGCAGATTCTGTACAAGGAGGGCAATTTCACAAATGATGATAAATGATAACAGATGTGTCTTGAAGATACGTTTACGGGGGTTTGATCATCCACACCGGTTTTGTCCTTTACTGTGAGATCTCCCTACTAGAATGAGTATGAAAAAGGAGTTGAAACTGAGAGCTTGAGCCCAGCAGACAGCAGACCGGTGACAGGGCTGTGCTTTGAGGGGAAGGAATCTGTCAAGTCAACGCTGGTATTACCATTCCTCCTCTCCCTAGAGCCTTGCTCTCTTTTCATTTCGTGCAGCTTGTGCCTtttcatgagagagagagagagagagagagagagagagagagagagagagagagagagagagagagagagagagagagagagagagagagagagagagagagagagatcaagtaTATCAACACCGATTGTATTCTGTAACTGTATATCAAGTTACAGAATACAATCGGTGACGAATACATTAATAATGAAACCAAAACCGATGAATGAATCAGAGCCGGATGCATGTGGTGTACAATTTTCCAGCACTGGAAGAAGCCAATACATACAAGCAAAAGACTGTGTACATGGTGTGGGAGAAGTAAACAGTGAGCTACTAACTGACAATACAACGTATGCAGTTTGCACAAACATGACAGTTCTCCGCACCTTGACGAACTTAGTAGTACTAGGGttgggcgattaatcaaattttgattGCGATTTTGATTttagctggatacatatctgtacattattttagatttgaacattttctatttgacaatttttcaaagttctcagtaaCAAAGTGTTTTTTCGGAGGGACATGCTGAATGAATACATAATGTTTTCAAACTCCAAAATAATCATTTGAATAaaagtgatttcaatattgaccaaaataaccGTGATTATGactttttccataatcgagcagccctaactAGTACTGTCAACCAATATGGACAAGCCAACCGTAGGGGATGGCCAAAATGGCAACAAAAAAATCCGCAATTGAGTTTCCATGTCAACTTATTTAGAATACAATAAATGTCCAGTCTAATTTCAAGTGCAGAGACCCTGTGCACCGAGACACAAGTGCAATAGCAAGTGTACAGAACCGCTGTGCAACAGACGAGGACGCTTATAAAACTACTTGACAGAGAGTATTGTGAGAGCTGCTTGGACCCCTTGTTGGGTTGTATGTCTGCTGAGCAACTGTGCCTTTTCAACTACTGGAAAAATTGACTCGTTTTGGAATCATCGTACAACTCTGCAATGCTTAAAGCAATCGCAGAGTGTGGCTAAGTGTTATCTAAAAGATTT harbors:
- the ttc12 gene encoding tetratricopeptide repeat protein 12; the encoded protein is MMDQRKDLESFLKNVDTISELVNELHRADTDEAQQHAAAERADRYLAALEDGEGDGSCRTVINRTTINTNPSTTSPPAIMSPPQYSSDVDAESYMKSLERDVEDRIQRRRAKEERANELKDKGNKAYTRQDFQLAVEFYSDGLAELRDMQPLYTNRAQAYIKLGEFNKAVSDCEWALKCNERCLKAYVHMGKAYVGLRNYKEARNCYEKIVEIEPERRKMVNEYLTQLEWEEERERQELSATEEFDRGGQKASTVPQLLDKLSRPNQSPLYYCGGLELLSKAITDCTGQTLFRLNNGFSIVISSDTVRSGLSRGSRTLCAPELCASLLRLWRVICSGNDENQKTLMACTVSSQSIVDCLASEHMAVRQESLSLLCLYSQTQRSRHMAIEDLNVQMLMKNLMQCIASPKDQEEIRALAVLENFASENKFCMQLRDKLSETVLVPVTTILKTFNLTNQHVLPSLISSIGCLVRDDVIRHNMAHSPKCWEAFVVALKQCSSSEYRDNLYPLLGLIFNISTVVTSPGLQEHGIPLCTWCLALLSDSHGGIITRAAGVLSHVLPQCRAALELAVRRGVVTTMRRLLKGAGPTSTKYAIKTLTVCTAASHLAREELLESDKRLSVLRRLLRSSDDEVVLGNAALCLSHCLEVQGAALNLLATDAVPLLLRLAAADNTPAGRTEAQRNAAIALGKLCHTEPRHMHKLRELHGVEVLHSCMKLIS